The segment CCCGAACGGCGTCGGCTCCGAGTTCGACGTCACGCACTTCGGCTACGACAACCAGGGCTACTACGATCCGCTGCGGGACCTGGGCGGGCCGATCATCCAGCACCGCGACATCAGCGACGTGGCCCCGGGCTGCACGCTGACGGGCGAGACGGTCCCGGCGCAGGCGAACGTGATCTCACGCCGCCACACGCCCGCCGTCTGGGGCTTCGGCCTCATCGACGCCATCCCCGACCAGGAGATCCTGCGCAACCAGGCCATCGGCCGCGACGGCGTCAACGGCGTCGCGAACTGGGGCCGGGAGATGCAGGCCCGCGCGGCGGGACCGACGGCCGCCGACCCGCAGCTCCACGTCCGTGGCCAGGTCCGCGTGGGCCGCTTCGGCTGGAAGTCGCAGACGGCGACCATCGCGCAGTTCACGGCCGAGCCCTTCAACCTCGAGCTCGGCATCACCAACCCGTTCTTCCCCCAGGAGTTCACCGCGTCGGGCCTTCGCTTCGGCCACGAGCTCCCGGCCGGGTGTGACGTCGCCGACTCCATCCCGAACGACGACGACGAGGAGGACTCGCTCGCCCTCTACCACTTCCAGGCGCTGGTCGCGCCGCCGCCGCGGCTCCCCATCCGAGGCCAGGCGCGCGCGGGTGAGGTGCTCTTCGAGCGCATCGGCTGCGCCAACTGCCACACCCCGACGCTGCGCACGGCGCCGGTCTACCGGCTCCGGACCGACTCGGGCTTCGTGCGGGTCCCGCAGCTCGAGAACCAGGACGTGCACCTCTACTCCGATCTCCTCACCCACGACATGGGCGACCTGCTGGCCGACGACGGCGGCACGACCATCGGCCGGGTCATGGGGCGGGCGGACGGACGTCGCTGGCGGACCACCCCGCTCTGGGGTCTCCGCTTCAAGAACGCCCTGCTCCACGACGGCCGGACGGCCAGCGTCGAGGAGGCGATCCTCGCCCACGGCGGCGAGGCGCAGAACGCGCGTGACCGCTTCGCGAGCCTCCCCGCCTCGCGTCAGCGTCACCTGTTGACCTTCTTGCAGCGGCTGTAGAACGAACGCTTGAATCACTGTCCCCCCGCGCCCTACGATGAACACTGGTGCGGGGGGACAGCGCGTGGAAGGAACGAATCGACGTGGAACGAAATCCGACGCTCTCCCTCGTGACCGATGAGCAGGCCGACGAGGACCTGAAGCAGATCTACGAGATGTGTCAGCAGGCGATGGGAGGCGTGCCTCACCTCGCGCGCGTCATCGCGAACTGCAAGGACCTTTTGGGGCCCTTCCTCGGGCTCGCGGGCGCGGTCGCCCAGGAGTACACGGTGCCCATGCGGCTCAAGCAGCTCGCGGTGCTCCGGACCGCGGAGCTCAACGGCTGCGCCTACTGCCGGAGCATCCACGTGCCGAAGAGCGAGCAGATCGGGCTCGACTCGGACAAGATGGAGGGCGTCGCACAGAAGGACATCCCCGACGACGTCTTCTCGCCCGAAGAGAAGATCGTCATCCGCATGACCGACGAGATGACCGGTCGCGTGGGCGCGGAGAAGGACACCGTGGCCCAGGCGCGCGAGATGTTCGGCGAGGCCGGCGTGGTCGAGCTGATGATGACCATCTCCTTCTACAACCTGATGACGCGCCTGGCGGAGACCTCGCAAGTTCCGCTGGAGGGATGAGCGGTGGCTGAGGTCGTCGTCTACCGACGCCCGGGCTGCATGTTCTGCGAGCAGGTCGAGGAGATCCTCGTCGAGAACGGGGTCCCCTTCGAGTCCGTCGAGGTGAAGGAGCGGCACGAGCAGGAGGCCATCAGCCGTCGACACGGCGCGCTGGCGTTCCCGCTCGTGCTCGTCGGCGGCAACTACATCGGCGGCTTCACGCACGTGGTGCAGCTGCACTCGGAGGGGCGGCTCCGCGCGGTGATGCTCGGCGAGAAGCCGAAGGAGTCGGGCAAGCCGGACTCCGGCATGGGCCTCGGCTCGCTCAGCGGCTACGCGGCGCTCGGCCGGCTGCTCAACCAGCGCAAGACCGGCGAGTAGCGCTCAGTCGCTCGACGTGTGGCGCTGCACGAAGCGCACGATCTCGTCCGTCGCCCGCTGCGCGTCCGGCACGCCGGCGAACAGCATGAACGCGTGCACCATGTCGTCGTAGACGCTGAGCTCCACGTCGACGCCGGCCTCGCGCGCGCGGCGGCTCAGGGAGATGGCGTCGTCCCGCAGGGTCTCGAGCGCGCCCGCCTGGACCAGCAGCGGCGGCAGGCCCTCGAGATCCGCGAAGAGCGGCGAGACGAGCGGGTGGTCGCGTCGCACGTTCCGGGCGAAGCGCTTCGCGTAGACCTCGAGGACGCGCGCGTGCACGTAGTCGTAGCGCTCGTTCTCCCGGATGGAGGGCGACGACATGGTCAGGTCGACCCACGGCGACAGGACGGCGGCCGCGGCGGGGAGCGGATCTCCGGCGTCTCTCAGCGCGAGCAGGGTGCTCATGGTGAGCCCGCCGCCGGCCGACTCGCCCGCGATGACCGTGCGGCTGGCGTCGACCCCGGCGTCGAGCAGGTAGCCCCACACGCGGCGCGCGTCGTCGAGCTGGGCCGGGAACGGGTGCTCGGGCGCGAGCCGGTAGTCGACCGCGAACGCCTGCACCTTCGCCCGGCGCGCGAGCTTGGCGATGTACTCGCGGTGGGTCGCGATGGAGCCGATCGAGTAACCCCCGCCGTGCAGGTACACGAGCACGCGGTCGGGGTCGGCGCCGCGGGGACGGAACCAGGCGCAGGGCACGCCGTCGGCGTCGGCCGCCGTGACGGTCACCGACGCGTTCGCCGCGGGCGGCTTCGAGAGCGCG is part of the Sandaracinaceae bacterium genome and harbors:
- a CDS encoding glutaredoxin family protein, whose amino-acid sequence is MAEVVVYRRPGCMFCEQVEEILVENGVPFESVEVKERHEQEAISRRHGALAFPLVLVGGNYIGGFTHVVQLHSEGRLRAVMLGEKPKESGKPDSGMGLGSLSGYAALGRLLNQRKTGE
- a CDS encoding di-heme oxidoredictase family protein, with translation MTKFTKFVRFASIPLLALGVAVALSTPDVSDPVEADGGARHRGDRHAAGDALPGLSSDLQDLFDEGRDAFFHEYTVAEGLGPIYNERACQTCHGGLSGAAGGPDPNGVGSEFDVTHFGYDNQGYYDPLRDLGGPIIQHRDISDVAPGCTLTGETVPAQANVISRRHTPAVWGFGLIDAIPDQEILRNQAIGRDGVNGVANWGREMQARAAGPTAADPQLHVRGQVRVGRFGWKSQTATIAQFTAEPFNLELGITNPFFPQEFTASGLRFGHELPAGCDVADSIPNDDDEEDSLALYHFQALVAPPPRLPIRGQARAGEVLFERIGCANCHTPTLRTAPVYRLRTDSGFVRVPQLENQDVHLYSDLLTHDMGDLLADDGGTTIGRVMGRADGRRWRTTPLWGLRFKNALLHDGRTASVEEAILAHGGEAQNARDRFASLPASRQRHLLTFLQRL
- a CDS encoding alpha/beta hydrolase, with protein sequence MARRWIGKAFMETAKLRRRMRGPVRDAWSIEMEAWMRLMHHYGKRSTLLPLGLQRRALHALSKPPAANASVTVTAADADGVPCAWFRPRGADPDRVLVYLHGGGYSIGSIATHREYIAKLARRAKVQAFAVDYRLAPEHPFPAQLDDARRVWGYLLDAGVDASRTVIAGESAGGGLTMSTLLALRDAGDPLPAAAAVLSPWVDLTMSSPSIRENERYDYVHARVLEVYAKRFARNVRRDHPLVSPLFADLEGLPPLLVQAGALETLRDDAISLSRRAREAGVDVELSVYDDMVHAFMLFAGVPDAQRATDEIVRFVQRHTSSD
- a CDS encoding carboxymuconolactone decarboxylase family protein gives rise to the protein MERNPTLSLVTDEQADEDLKQIYEMCQQAMGGVPHLARVIANCKDLLGPFLGLAGAVAQEYTVPMRLKQLAVLRTAELNGCAYCRSIHVPKSEQIGLDSDKMEGVAQKDIPDDVFSPEEKIVIRMTDEMTGRVGAEKDTVAQAREMFGEAGVVELMMTISFYNLMTRLAETSQVPLEG